The genomic DNA CCTCAGAGCGTCTACCTTCCTATCAGTCTGACACTGCCAGCAGCACGTCCAGCAGACTGAACTCAGAGAACAGCGTGACAAGACAGAAGGCCAATACAATACGACGGCAGAAATtcaagcagaagaatgaagttgTCTTCAGAAgcccacagcagcaacagcagtatTCAAGATCAGTGGCAACAAGGAATGTTTCTGTAATGCAGTcgtctttcttttcctccaaaccAAAATGCTGGTTCACAACCAAGGCTCATGGGTGGAGGGGTTACTTCCTAAACCACACTTCCCCGATTTCTCCATGCATCGTTTTGTCTCAGTATGGCAACACTAGTGCTGATGATCCGTCTGTCCTGCTGCTATCAGGCAAAATGGTGCATCCCTTTGGGGAGGAAACAAACACTAGTAACTCCTCAAGTTGAGAAGCGGCTAAGAAAAACATAACACTGTGGTGAGGTGGAACCAACTTTATTAAGGACAGTGAATTATAATTGCTttcaaagtctttaaaaaaaaaaaaactactctGAGTCATGGCTGGCCTTTAGCAGCAGATACCAAAGGATATGGAGGCTGCCTGATTCACAGCCAGTCAGTGCGAGTTAACTAGAGGAGGATGAGGTAACGCTcaaagacaggaggacaacaggACTGTCTGCGGCATCTGTGGAGCGCCAGTGTGCCTACCACCAgccttcagaggggaaaaaaaccacagccaACTAAAGCACAGAAAGGCAAAATGTGCAAGGGTACATACACTTACATGTTTAAGAGTCACGGGACCAGAAAGGACCTCAACAGGTCATCAGGCCAGCCTTTTATCTGTCCCCCAGAACAGGGAAGCTTTGAAAGCAATGCATTCATCTCCTCTACTCCACATACTTCATTTCAGGAAACTCATCTCAGAAAGATGCTAAGCTCTTACAAAGAGGTGCTACACACCCTTTGCCACTGTCTGACCAAAGCAGGAGCCGAGAGCTCACAGCTTTCAGGACTGGTTCTGCAGATACTGAGAAGGGTCACACAACAAGCTAAAGTTATACAAAGTGCAATAAAACTACCCAAGCCATGGTGAGGTTTGTACGTTCACTATTAtcagtgaagaacaaaaaaaaaaaataatcaaaaactcTAAGCTGGGTGGAGTCTGATGTAACTCTTCTTCCACTATTTGTGCTTTATTCCAGATTCTACTCTCTTTTGTCCAATTCCAAAGAGTCTGTCTTGGCTGATGCCAATATGCGcttctattttaaaacttttattccACTGCTTCAGGAATGCTTTTTGCTGCATTTAGTGCAACCAGGGAGACATCTCCATAGCAAGGATTTGTTCACTGGAAGTAAGCATTTACTCTGGCAAAAGCTGTTCTCTCCAACTTCCAAGGGAATGGGATATGATCTTTCCATAATCACATGCACTTACCAATGAATAAGTTTGGATTAGACGGTATTAAAACATACACACAGATTTAAAGCACTGGAGTGTCACAGATTCTTACTCCACAGCTCATGCAAGTAATAACAAttcaagaacaaaggaaaaaaaaagaccaaagccTCAGCTAGGAACAGACCAAGGAATTATCTTAAAAGAAGTTTTGCACAAGTATATCAAAGCACTAAAATTAGTGAGATCCCTAAATACATTAGGTTACACAAAATTCCAGAGAAACAAAAGATTTAGCCATATCAGATAcatatgttttgatttttaagttAATATATAATTCATTCTTTGAATAGTATTATTCACTTGGACCCAACATCCACACTGCTTTCATACATTTATACAGTTATATCCCATCCTTGCCTTAGGACTGATGTCCTAAGGTATGGCAGCAACCAAAGGCTCTACAACCCTTGTTTGTCCAATATAAAACTCCTTTCCCTTCATACAAGggtggagaaaggaagaaagatgttGATAAAATTAGGCAATTCTCCCTGTGAGTCTGCTGATTCCAACATCAAAGTACTACAGGGAGATGGCTGGAAGcttccataaaaaaaaatttcccttgttttaaaaacaatttcttttactGTACAATAGATGCATAGAAAGTTGCTTCCTGCTTGATGAGTTTTGGCCTGCAGCTATGTTTAGCTGTGGAAACAAGAGTGTTCCTTTACAGAGTGGTGAGGAGAGAGACCATCTCAGGAATATTTGGCAGCTATCGAAGAGCTCATGACACGAACAGCATATCCACAGACTACAACGATGCAACTCTGTTCCACTGAATACACCAATTTAAAAAAGTGTCCACTCATTACTCAAGATCAAGAATACAGTAGAGATTCACGGCTCAACAGCTTTCAAACTggtggtttaaaacaaaaaaattgtttgtgaGCAGCAGATTTTAAATAGCCCActcttctctcccccaccccaaagaAACACGAGTTCACTGCAGTATCAGGAACTTGGGACTTGAGACTACTTGGGAGAGAAGGCTTCCCTGTCACCCATGTCCATACAGCTTGGTGTCGGAGCGACACACTGCAGGTTTCAGAGGATTTCGGTTGTCCAGTGTCTTGTTGTGGTTACTTCAGCAGTTTTACCAGCTGGCTCTGACAGCCTCAATGTCACTAACCAAATTCTGGGCTAAGCATATCCCAAATATCTGGAAGACACAACAGTTTATTCCTTTGGAGTATCAGACAACTCTTTTCATACAGACAAACTCCTTCAGTTATACAGAACTTTGATATGAAAACAAGCAACAGAAAGTTAGAAATCACATGAAGTGTTGTAAGAAAGAAGAATATCCAAAAACTTCTGTAACACCAGTATTTTTATAGTGCCACTGAGTTCCAGGAAATTGAACAGTTCTAGACTCGCTTCACAAAATCAACTGTAAAGGCTTTTCACTGCTCGTTTAAGCATCATCAGAAGCAGTAGGTCTGTACTGGCTTAAAAATCTCTACCTAATGTTCATTTAACACAGAGTGTTAGTTTTGACCTGCAGACAGTTGAAAAGATGCATCCCTACAGATAAAAATTAAACACTCAAAGAAAGCCTCATGCATTTAGCTCCCCTCACTAAAACCTACAGACATTGTATTTTTAAGTGCACAGACACTATTTCCAGTTCTCTCATACAGTTTCCCCCTCATATATTCTATTCATCTGTCGTTCTGTGTAACTCATTACAGAGAATGTGATGGTTACCTGCAGTAATGCTATCCCAATGAATATACCAGCAACTATGGTAAGATTGTCCTGCAACCATTTCTCAAACTGAGGGACACAGCCTTTAGTGTATATAACGATCTGCTGATCAACTTCCTGCcaaggagaagagggaagaaaacagagataatTACATTCAACTATCCCAGAAGTAGAATAACTTGCTCTTGCAAGAGGGATTAAGATCCTTAAAACACCacgttgaaaaaagaaaaaaatgcttactgGTTTTTGCCTTGCATCGTAGCCACACTGAGTATTAATAACATCTTCCTAGGAGAGAGACACACAGAAGAGGCAATCAGTGAAGTCTCTTCCAAAcaccctctcccagctccccagAGTTGGTCCTGTATGTAATAAGACAATCACCCTAACTTTGGTTACCGTATTGCTTTTTACAAAACCCCTTCCTCTTCCATTCAGTGCCATTAATTATTTACAACAAACAAGAGCAcacattaaaaacatattttcagctcTTAGAGCAGCAAGCTGGGAAAACTGACCCTCCACCTGGCTGAACTCTGTGTTCCAGATGCAGGCATTCAGAAGTCAAAGTAAATGGATTAGGGAACACCTATTTTAAGTGAACGAACCTTCTGCTGAAAAGGTTTAGTCTATAATGAAAAAGATGCTAAGACTACTGTTAACATTTTCAGGGTTCAGTCTGTGCAGCTTGGAGAGGTGAGAGGGGACAGTTCTGTTGCAGAAGCTGCAAGTTCTTACCAAGGATGTCTGCAGAAATATACATAGTACCCAGTTTCTGTCCAAGAACTAGGAGGAAAAAGACGAGATGGGGTGATGTGTTCTTACTGCTTATTCTTTCTTACAGGAGCCTGACACCAATGAgaaaggaggggtttttttttttcttactgcctcAGATTTAGTACCCCCAAAGCACAGGTAATAAAATTGGCTATGGCAGACTCTTCCTAGCGAAGAAGTGCTACCCATCGGAAGCTGCGTTTACTTTTTATACAGTTATTTCAGGGCAGTAAAATGAAGCAACTGCTTTTGGTGTCAGCCACAATGGCAGCAAAATATTGTTACTGGCTCATATAACAACAGTAAGCAGAAGGAACGACTCAAGGAAGTGAGAAAAATCAGCCAATTTCAGCTAGGTGTACTGAACACCACAATTTAATCAAATTGTGGGAAGTGAGACAGGCAGCCAGCAgagaaatagattttaaatagCAGCcatacagaaaaagatttttcctcTGACCAGCAGTTAAAGATCCTCTAAGTGTTTCCTCACTTTGCAGTAAGTACATCACCAGGTTGCATCCTGTCAGTTGCTCAAGCTGGATTCCCTTAATGGACCTTTAAGATTTGAGCAATTTGTACCTTTTAATGATATGAATGCTTCTGTCCCAGGATCTAAAATATAACAGCACCATGCACTTCAAGGCTCTAAAAGTAGATAAGATTCCAATAGAGGGATTTTAAGCTTTCGTCTTTGTGCTGAATGCTTACTTGCTTTATATCTGTCTTTTTTGTCTTCAGCCTTGAAATTTGTTAACCGAAAGAAAGCGTGaagaatgaaatggaaataaaccaACTTCTCTAGGTTCTTCTTGTACAGGAATTTGGAACATTTCAACCTACTAAACTACAGCAAAGCGAACTATAGTAGTCCAAATTCATTTTAAGAAGAGACTTATTTTGGCCTACCTTAAACTTACCACTTCCCGATTCAAGCTAAACTAAAAGCAAGTCCTGTTCAATAAAGCATCCACATAACTTTTTGCATCAGTCCAACACTGCACCCTAATTCCAAAAGGAACAAATTTGCTTTCCCAGAGAATAAACCTGTGTTTATCACTGCGATTGAGCCAGTCACAGCTTGGTTACATTTATATCCATTATATGCATGACACTAATATTTTTTAGTCTTTATTTTAAAGGCAATTAAGTGTGTTGCTTCCCTGCAATGAATGAGAATGAGACTTATCTTTAAATTTCTGGTTGCTGCATCATCCCCTAAGAAACTGCATAAGCATATACATACAAAGAGAGCAATAACTTTAGCATGCATTATGCATTTATAGAATTACCTTGTACTGCTGTCACTGGACTGGTTTTATaactactgtatttttaaaactgggTTGTGATGACCTCTCTGTGTGAGTGGGTGGGCAGATAGGCAAACAGCAGGGGGAATCCTAAGCATAATGTAACACTGGAGTCTAACCTACTTgccattttgttttaatatttcattaaaacattttcagtgatgtttgtgaGAAAGATCCAAACTGCTGTGAAGACATGTTCACTGCAGAGGAACCAGAACACAGCTTGTGCAAGTGGCAGTACCTTATCAGGAGAGTGGGAGTGCAGCAGTAGCGACTGGATGCCAGGATTAGCAAGGCAGGAAGCACCTGAGGTGCCTGTTGGCAACTTGCCTAACTTTAGTCAGTGCTACAGACTCCTACATTCAAGGAACTGTAAGTCACTCCAGGTGGAGAAAAAGCCACAGCTGAACTACTAGATAATACAAGCACTCATAGGCTGCTTTTTTTAAGCTATATGAAAGTCACATATATGCACTTCGCTGCATAAcagtttccctgcacacacgcatCCCTTTTCCAAGCCTTTCACTGTCAGTGAAATGCTTCCCTACACTTTACCCTTCTTTCTTGATCATGTCCGTACTAGTAACGCATGGCTCCAACATTTGCTGCTTGATGATCCAGAACTATAACTatttgaaaatacaagaaaatttacCAAGTAGCTGTCCCCTCAAACAATTTCTGGCCTTTCAAGTCTGATCTCAGGTGACTGTAGGATAAGCAGTAATTTTAAAAGGGCAGGGGGGGAGTGTATAAATGTCCATACCCAACTAAGACTCTGATGCAAACATATGTCAGTTCTTCAGGGCACAGACTGTCATTCATTACCATACCTAGCGCAAACTGGGGCAAGCTGGCTGCAGCCTCTGGACACTCCATCAAATGATGAGTAATATCTGCTTTGGAGTGCCTGATCTTAAAAGTTGCTGTTCTTTAAGGCAGCGAATGAAATATCTGAATAATATTCAACTGAAAGGTCATATTCTTCAACTCATTACAGGCTTCTGGTTTTCTAGTTGCtaaaattaatatgtatgttCAGCCAAGCCCATGGTACTCGCATTCTAATGAAAAGCGGCAAACAGCATACAACGAAGACTTAAGTTAGCTCAGGTTTTTTCCTGACTGCCGAAAAGTTGGTTGTTAAGCTGAGCTGAAGTACAAAAAAAGGTTGGTGAGAAGGTAGTGATCATGCAtaacttcgggggggggggggggggggtggtgtgtgtgGTGGAATCTTATAGAGTGATTAAAAATTGGAACAGCAGACCCATCCTACCCTCTTGACTGTCACTTACGGCAGGGTCTTTAGTGCAGCAAGAGAATGGCACACCACAGCGCTCTCGACCAAAACCCAATCCTACCCACAACCTAAACTACCAGGTTCCAGTCATCAGCTCCAAAAGCCCACTCACACTGCCACTAGAACAAAGAAAGGAGAGCTGCTTTGATTTTCAGAACAAACAAGTCTCAAGAATTAGTAACACCCGCCAGTTCTCAATTCAATCTATCTTAAAACAAAATCTGAGATTCCCTCTGGTTTCATTGAAGCtggcatggttttgtttttttaaaaaagaccatTCCAAACCTGCAAGTTGTTCTAAAATTATCATGTGATTAAAGTTATGTTCACACCCTGCAACACTGCTCTCTGGAGAGAAACCCATGGAGCTGATAAGCCTACACACCACCAGAGCTGCACAGGCCTACAGGCTCAGGCCCCAGGGATAGTAGAGCTAAGAGTATCATATTCTGTCCAGTTTAATGTGGTCAGTGTTCTCAACAAAACTAATCAGCTCCAAGGGCTACACTGGTATAGTGACTCCTTTTGCCAGCTTGGGGGAATCCTTGCCTGGCTGTACATCAGACAGCATGAACACATTGTTTCCTGAGCATCACACATTGCACAAATAACATCTTTACTGAAGGCACGCAGAAtccttcaaaaaataaatgtgcCAAATGGCAGGCTTACTCTCTAGAAAAACATGCTGAACACACAAAGAATTGGTAAACCTTGCTGAACGTACAAAGAATGGACTGGAGATCAGTGGAGCACTGATGGTTTACAGTATTTAAGCAGTTAGCCCAATGAACCCATCTAtgtcaactttaaaaaaaaacaaaacacacccaaacaagccacatttttaaaagcattggaATGGCAATTCTCTCTTCCTAGATGTAGCACAGTTCCCTCCAAAACACCTGAACATGTTGTCTTCAAGTATTATCTCTACTAGATGAAAAGTAGCTTGCTCTCCAGACTCATGCTGCCCCTGATTTATCTGCTAAAATTGCTAATCCAGTTAGGAGAGTAAATTTTATGTAGCGCCTGCAAAATTGGACTGTAGCCTTTTGGTTGCATACAAGTGGACCACTGATTTCAGACTGTGATCACCTCTGACCTTCTCCCATCTGGACAAGATTCAAACCAGTGCAACGATCCACATCCTGTTACTTACCCACTTGCCATTTTTACCCCCCAAGGCATATAGACACAAATCAAACactgaatgaaattattttacttgCAGAATGCAGAAAAATTAGTAGAACATGATTTCAACCAACACTTAATCACATTAGTTACACCGTACCAAATTCAAAGAGGAGTTCATCAACACAGGCAAGAACTGAGTACTGGAACAAGAAGGTACTGGCGAAATAACTTTGGGCAAAAGTCAGTGCAAGACTCCTTTACACACAGTGACAAATTACAGAGCTTAACCCGCACAAGCGTGTGCATCTCTGGCTTTACCCTTCCCTCCGAAGTGCAGATGTAGCATCATTTAGAGATTTCCTATGAG from Opisthocomus hoazin isolate bOpiHoa1 unplaced genomic scaffold, bOpiHoa1.hap1 HAP1_SCAFFOLD_408, whole genome shotgun sequence includes the following:
- the LOC142359263 gene encoding tetraspanin-5-like — encoded protein: MASGLWVGLGFGRERCGVPFSCCTKDPAEDVINTQCGYDARQKPEVDQQIVIYTKGCVPQFEKWLQDNLTIVAGIFIGIALLQIFGICLAQNLVSDIEAVRASW